CCCTTTAAAATCATCCACAAAATCAACTGTTGATCCATTTAAATAGCTCATGGCTTGAGGTGCTACTAATACTTCTATGCCATCTGCTAAAATGGTTAAGTCATCTTCTTGTTTAGCATCAAAGCCAAAATCATATTGATAGCCGCTACAGCCACCCGCTTCTACGGAAATTCTAAAAAACTTGCCTGGAGTCTTGTTTAAAAAGCCTTTTACACGCTCAATGGCGGGCTGGGTGAGGTACAAAGTAGGTTGTGTTGACATAAATCTCTTTCTTTTCAAAGATTTACGCTTATTTTTACTATCTGTCAACCTTCTTTATAGGTGTTTTTTTAAAAGTGTACGCTGAAAAAAATTCCTACTTGAGGAAAAAGCTCATTATCTTACATTTTATAATAAACCCATATTTTTCAATATCTTATAATATAAATGGGCCGCAGGCCTCAAATGGCATCCTGATTGCTGTTTAAGGCCATGAGGAGAAGTTATGCCATCAGGTGTTTATTTAACAATGC
This sequence is a window from bacterium. Protein-coding genes within it:
- a CDS encoding iron-sulfur cluster assembly accessory protein, translating into MSTQPTLYLTQPAIERVKGFLNKTPGKFFRISVEAGGCSGYQYDFGFDAKQEDDLTILADGIEVLVAPQAMSYLNGSTVDFVDDFKGTGFTVSNPNATGTCGCGVSFTV